The nucleotide window ttttgtttcgaaGATGTATGAAGTGAATCCATTGAATTGTTTCAGTAAGCTGAACTCTCAGTTGCTTCGCAGTTTTAATAATTTTCCTGTGGTATGCAACTCAGCTTTTGTTCTTCCAGTTGAACCATTCTTGAATCTTGAATATGTATGGACTTTTaattttcacacattatttatacatatacattaattttaaatCCAAATAATAGAATGAACTGATCTAAATCCAAATTACAAATCAAATCATATAACTACAACAAGAAATGCAAAGTTTACCAATACTTTCCTCCTATGTTGGAACAAGAAAACTTGTTTGTTCCCCATATTCAAAACAACCAGAAAGATTTACCATAATAAACCCCATCAAAATCATGCCAATGCAAACTCCACTAACCAATGCACAACAATTCTTCCCAAATCCACTTTTTCCTCTTCCTTCTCTTTTCAATTTCCTACActtgttttccttttcttttaaaCAAGATTCAATTTTCATACCAAAATCTTCAAAAGAATCCTCAgcatcttgaaaataaaatgttccAATTTTCCCACCACCAACATTGCTCTTTTCACCAATTTTCCCCACCCCATTTCTTCTAAATTTCTCAATAGCCTtctcaccaacaatcataccaTTCTCATCAAGTGTCTCATCATTCAAACATGACTCATTAAAAGAAGATGTAGAATCAGAATTGGATATAGAATCTTTGTCGAATTCCGGATTCGAAAATGTTGTGAAATGTGAAATAGAATCCTTGTCTCTATCATTAAAAGAATTCTTCAATGATTTGAACCTTTGGTAACATTGGTTCAAATGTGGATTTGATGATGGGTCAGATGATTCAAATTCAGCATGTATAAGGTTTGACATGAATGCAAATTTTTGTTCTATTTCTTCTTGTGAATTTGGATCACGTAGTATTCCTTCAGTGAGAATTGATTCGAGTTCTTTGAGTTTTGCTTTCAAAACCAATTCAGACATTTTTTGAGTGACacaaaagtttttgttttttgaagtttctgttacttgtgtgtgtgtgttttttggATTTCAAAAGTGGGTGTTGTGTTTGTGAAAACGGTCTAGAAGTTTTCTATTTATAAGTGGTAACCGTAGCACTTGCGTGACATTGACCAACCACAATATCACAAGTGGTTTGCTTTTCTCtctcacaaattttttttgtttgtctgTACACTTGTGATATTGTGGTTGgtcaatgtcacccaagtgctatcCGGTAACTGTAATCTCTGCATATATCTCAACATGTATAAATATCTCATCTCTTGAACAGATAGAAGTGGAGGACGgttatcaaatttcaaaattaaagtaTATGTGAGAGGGAGTAGACATTGAAAATGTGAATGTCATTAAAATTCTTCAGGGACTATATGCACCTTTTTTTGCAATTagggttatgctaacaagtATGCATAGAAGAATCATAATAAGGTTGCAATAAAAGTAGGGTTGATATTAAACACAATCATAGATAATCGACTAACATAAGTAATTTAGTAATAGTCAGACAcatttcaaacaaatttattgttccaatttttttttttttaatacgtaATTCTTGTAAAACActcttcttataaaaagggacagagggagtatttatTAAAATGCTTCTATTcttcaacattttaaatttttaattatagttgcATCTTGTTGACTTTGCAATCAAATCCTTGAAAATGACCTACATTTTAATGATTAAACTTGAAACGTGATGGATATTATATTATTGACGCAAATCATTGGTGAATATTATAATATGcacccaatttttttattcttcatgactttcaatttcaatccaTACTTTTACTATGCACTCTGcttttttaaatagataaaatgGCAAACAAACTCGCACACAACTGCAAGGTTTTAAAGTAGAACTCGAATGAAAGTGTCCAACTTAAGAACATCGGCATTTCTAGTTTAGATAGGTCGTACGAACCATCAAAAAGAAGAGAATTGCAATAATGTCTGTAATTAGTATTTGTCATCCATGAGGTGTCAACTCAGTGGTAATGGTAAGAGTTTGACCTTGTAACCGATGAAAGATAtttgtaaaatgatcattaatatcactttaataaatgattattgAAACATATGTCTCCATCTTTCTCTTGCTTCAAATTATCATgcctttgttttgtttttcagttTCATTTTCGTAAGATTTCTTGAACTCAATATTTCTATGTTTGTTTGATTAAGTTCTTATTTTGTTATTGATATTTGGGTTCTGAATTATGATAATATAGTTTTTGACAGAATGTCAAAAGGCTAATCTGAAAtttagagagaaggagaagacaattgaaagaggagagagaaagagaaacttGAAAGCTGAAAATGACAATTGAAACTCTTGTAGAGAATAGGAAaacaaggaagaagaaggaagtgGTTGATGGAAATGTACCTTTGTTACCTAAGGCACAAGAAACAAATGTTGATTATCATGAATTTAATAGAGCTTCATTTTCAGGAGCTGTTTTCAATTTGTCAACCACAGTCATTGGTGCCGGAATCATGGGCTTGCCTGCTTGTGTCAGAAAGTTGGGGATGGTACCTGGTCTTCTTGCCATAATCCTCACAGCATTACTAACAGAAAAGTCaattgagtttgtgattaggtTTTCGAGGGCAGGGAATCTTTCTTCCTATGGAAGTCTTATGGGGGATGCCTTTGGGAAATACGGAAAAATATCGGTGGAGATATGTATTGTAATCGGTAACACTGGTATGCTGATTGTTTACATGATCATTGTTGGTGAGACCATATTCTTAATTCTAgtgttttaaaattatatagatGTAATCCGATTTGGTTTTGTGTGATTCAGTTTCGTTTTGTTCGTATTTGTAGGCGATGTCATTTCAGGAACAACTTCAAGTGGAATTCACCATCCTGGTATACTTGAAGGATGGTTTGGTGTCCATTGGTGGACCGGGCGTAcatttgttcttgtttttgcAACACTTGCTGTGTTTGCACCTTTGGTCAGCTTTAAGCGGATTGGTTAGTGATTTTGCTTTTCTTGTATTAATTGGTTGAAAATCGAAACATGTAGTTAGGAGTCACTtattaaacaaattattacTGAAACGGCCATAGATTTGACGACAATGTTAGGAAGATGACTCAAACGATGGACGGTAATGGTATGGATGAAAGTTTCCATTTCATTGTTTGTATATTGAACAAATTGGTCTATCTATGAAAATGTTTTGTTGCTAAGTTGTTTGGTTTGTTACCAAATGAAATAGAGTGCTTGCTACTTCAccacttttcatatttttacttgacggggttagattttttttttttttttttttatattaatgaaTTGGATCGAAATATGGTTTGCGATAGAACATGATAGCGTAATTTGATCCACGTAGCCGACCCCACtcagtgggataaggcttggttctGTTGTTATTAGTTTTAAGCCGACTGTTTGTGCTTTTGTACTGGTGCTCAACTGTATCCATGCAATGCAACACTTCTATGACAGATTTAACTGCATTCTCTGTGGTTATTGCAGATTCATTGAGATTCACGTCTGCATTGTCAGTTGGATTAGCAGTTGTTTTCCTTATCATAGCCGTGGGGATCTCAACTATCAAGATTATTAGCGGGGGCATTGAGATTCCCAGACTCTTCCCGATCATTACTGATGTAgattctgtttttgatctatTCACGGTAGCTCCTGTGCTGATGACTGCATACATCTGTCACTTTAATGGTAAGAAAATCTTTTTTCCTTAGAACCTGGTTGCgctgttttaatgtttttattactCATGATCTATGAAGCATTGAGGCAGACActggacacgacactgacacgtcgGTAATAATTTTATCACATGCATATATCGGACACCGGCAACTCCTTCAATTAGAAGTGTAGGTGCTACAAAGCTCATAATAGACCTGTGTAATTATAAGTTGGTTATGTATTTGCATGAAGAAGGTTAAGGTCTTTTGACTACTTAGTCCATAAGCATAGTCTCATTCCATGTCCATCTTATTTGAAAAGAAACCATAGTCAATTTTCGATGAACTAAAAATTGAAATCCAGAatattttggttaatttttgGTCATACACCATTAGTCAGAAATGTTAACAACatgatgaataataataatacattttgtagtttttgctTGGTTGCTTGATGGGGTTGTATTTGTGTGCTCTTTATTTGCAGTTCATAGCATAGATAATGAACTGGAGGATTCCTCACGGATGAGCGGGGTTGTGTGTACTTCCCTTACTCTATGCTCTTCGGTGTACTTACTGACAAGCTTCTTTGGGTTCCTTCTATTTGGTGAAGGAGTTCTTGATGATGTTCTTGCCAATTTTGATACTGATCTTGGAATTCCCTTCGGTTCTGCGCTCAATGATGCTGTTCGTTTGAGCTATGCTGCGCATCTTGTCCTTGTATTTCCTGTAATTTTCTATGCATTGAGGGTCAACTTAGATGGTCTAATATTTTCCTCATCAAGAAGACCTTTGGTTGTTGATAACTTCAGATTTGCATCAATTACTATTTCCCTTGTTGGCATTATCTTCCTCGGAGCAAATTTCATACCGAACATTTGGGTTATTTTCCAGTTCACTGGAGCAACAGGTGCTGTTTGTGTAGGATTCGTTTTTCCAGCTGCAATCACTCTGAGGTGAGTTTGGTCACAAAATTCATTTAGTTCTGTaatgaatttttctttatagtatggttttacttttattttttgtaatggTATCAGAGTTCTAATATACTTATCTTTCCCTTATCAGAGTTCTAATAATTAACTAacgaaaaaataattattaattaagcattttcttttccGTCAGGGATCGATACAACATAGCAACTAAAACCGACAAGATTTTGGCTGTCCTTATGATAGTGCTGGCAGTCTTCTCAAATGCTGTGGCTATATACAGTGATGCTTCTGCTTTGATCAACAAGAATTGAACTTAATGTGAGTGATATCTCGATTTGATAGCTCAGATTACAGGTATTTCCATATTTTCAGATAAAAGGAACACAATTTGTAGTggttatataaatttaattttttttagggtttgattATCATATAAACAAAGCTACCATGTGTAAAATGTTCTTGAAAAGCATGTGAAGGCCTGCAACATGTTCAACCTTGTTTGTAATAGAATAGGGTTATTTGAACATCACAAATCCGACACCGTATATGGATGTGGTATAAAAACATGCTCAACTGTCGACATgattgaaagagagaaaataaataaaaggtcaAATACCTCcctgggtcctttaagtttcacgtttgtttcagatagatcctttaagtttctaaggtttcagatatgtcctttaagttttaagtttgtttcggataggtcctttaagtttctaaggtttcagataggtcctttaagtttcgagttggtttcagataggtcagttctatcaaatcaactttggcttaacggaggttgatagAAAAGACCTATATGactctgaaacaaactcgaaacttaaatgacttatccgaaacaaacttcaaactaattaaaggacctatctaaaaccttagaaacttaaagaatttatctgaaataaatatgaaacttaaaggatctggGGAGGTATTTAGcctaaataaaaacaagaaacgGTGTCCGACAACATATTTGTTctcaatatttaattcatatttgttCTCAATATTTAATTCTATTGTAATATTCTTTTTGATGTGGTAAATCAGAAGATTCTTATTGAATGTGCTTCCATTTCCCACACTTCATATCCTTCATAAGAAATTGTATGCACAAATTTACTTTCAACACATCAACAAACCATGCACTCCTCAAATCCTCTAGAGCTAAAAAGCTAAATGCATAATAGCCATTTCCTATGGTGATCATCTTCCATTGTTCCAGAGGATTTAAGAGAGTAGTTTATATAACTTAGCTCGCAAGTAACTAGTTTTGGTAGATAAATCTACTTTGGAGAGCAATATagcatgaatttttttttaaaccttgAATACATCTTTCCTACTCTTCTTCAAAAATCTTGATTGCAATTGTTGATGTGATAAATGTGAATTAGAAGTCATACATTAGATTAGATGAGAAAATAGATATTGAGCAATATAAGTTAAGGGACCCATATACCTAATGTCTTAAGGGTTTTAGTGAAGATATGATGTCAAAAATTACTTGTGTGGTTATTCTTATCGTATAGAAAAACGATGAGATTAACAAAGACGGCTAGGgtttcattaaatacaaaaaacGAACAGATTAACAAAGACGGTTAGGGTTTCATTGAATACTAATAGCATAGCTCATTACTTTATTATCTAATGCCTATCCTTAAACTCATGATACATCATAAGAAGCATTGTGAGTTTGTGAAACAAAATACGAACaacatattaaataatatatattaaacataaCAATGAAcacattttgtgttttttatccaaaaaaaactcattagtCGTTAACGTATAGTTTAAACTTTAGTATAAAAGAAGTATATAGTTTAAACTTTAAACTTCTAATACGTATATAAAGAAAATGGAATTAGATGAAtgacaaaagaagaaataaaaaaactatatgaaaacaaaattgaaatagcTACACAAGACAAAACAGAATTATTCTCCCACTTGCCAAGTACACATGTCATGCATTTGGTGGAAGGATTGTCAaagtcacaaaaaaaaagtggcaTTTTGGTAACTTAATTTGAAAACAATGGTATTTTGGTACATATTCAAAACAAGTATAACTGTGTAAAAAAGCCCCCTATTTATCTTCTTCTATCCCCCTATATACTTGAAAGCATCTTCTTATATACCTGGGATTTAGAAATTTCAACTACCTCAGTGAATTTCTTAAGTGACCATTATTCTATGACGAAGTGTCTATTTACTAATCAAGATAGtgtatttttaaacaaaatatatataaaaagagagCATAATTTGAGCTTCtcttaatggaaaaaaaaagtattttaatttattcattcaGACAACATGAAGTTTTTTAGTATTCTTGTATAATCTATTGTGTGGTGGATCTTGTATAATTTCtttaattcaaatatatattgtattttattgtgaaaatatatataaaatgcatttattatgagttaatattatattataaatacttGTGACCGCATCACATCCTTCGATTCCTTTATAATTTACAACTCACACAAAAATATCGTCATCGGTTACACCTTCGCACTGGTCATAGAACTGGTTGTTGGAGGTTCGATCTTCGGCACCCCGACCTATAACCAAGCAAATTAATGAGGTGCTTTAAAGTAACCTctccttttatattttgtttccaccaaaaacatttattttgacctaaaatgtttattttatgtcACTAAATTGTTGTGCAAAACTTAAAAGGTACCAacatttaaacattttttaaatcaatacaTGTCAATAAAttgagtaaaaatatatatgtgattaAAGATGTGAGTTATTGAGAATATTTTGGtactttaaaatgaaaataaaatatcttcATCATTATATCTTTAAATCAATATATGAGAGTACTTAAATAAAGTTGTAATAACTGTGTTAAGGAGTGTTGGCGTCTCCCACAACAAGGAGTATCTAAGGATGGAATGACTGAGTGCAAGTATACAGGGTTCAAGTTATAGTATAAAAAGATATTGATCCCACAAGGATTGTGACACTATAGCTTCCTATATATAGCTTTCcgttaaataaattgtttgcaa belongs to Medicago truncatula cultivar Jemalong A17 chromosome 6, MtrunA17r5.0-ANR, whole genome shotgun sequence and includes:
- the LOC25495482 gene encoding amino acid transporter AVT6B; the encoded protein is MTIETLVENRKTRKKKEVVDGNVPLLPKAQETNVDYHEFNRASFSGAVFNLSTTVIGAGIMGLPACVRKLGMVPGLLAIILTALLTEKSIEFVIRFSRAGNLSSYGSLMGDAFGKYGKISVEICIVIGNTGMLIVYMIIVGDVISGTTSSGIHHPGILEGWFGVHWWTGRTFVLVFATLAVFAPLVSFKRIDSLRFTSALSVGLAVVFLIIAVGISTIKIISGGIEIPRLFPIITDVDSVFDLFTVAPVLMTAYICHFNVHSIDNELEDSSRMSGVVCTSLTLCSSVYLLTSFFGFLLFGEGVLDDVLANFDTDLGIPFGSALNDAVRLSYAAHLVLVFPVIFYALRVNLDGLIFSSSRRPLVVDNFRFASITISLVGIIFLGANFIPNIWVIFQFTGATGAVCVGFVFPAAITLRDRYNIATKTDKILAVLMIVLAVFSNAVAIYSDASALINKN